The following coding sequences are from one Methanosarcina sp. WWM596 window:
- the hisI gene encoding phosphoribosyl-AMP cyclohydrolase, with amino-acid sequence MIDFDTLKYENGLILAVVQDQISREVLMCAYMNREALEKTVETGIAHFWSRSRKQLWKKGETSGHVQKVKEIRIDCDMDSILLLVEQVGGACHMGYRSCFYRNLKGEVVGEKVFEPEDVY; translated from the coding sequence ATGATTGACTTTGATACCCTAAAATATGAAAACGGCCTGATCCTTGCTGTAGTTCAGGACCAGATTAGCAGGGAGGTCCTGATGTGTGCCTATATGAACCGGGAAGCCCTTGAAAAGACCGTCGAAACCGGAATTGCCCATTTCTGGAGCCGGAGCAGGAAACAGCTATGGAAGAAAGGTGAAACTTCGGGGCATGTACAAAAAGTGAAGGAAATCAGGATCGACTGTGATATGGATTCCATCCTCCTGCTCGTGGAACAGGTTGGAGGGGCCTGCCATATGGGGTACCGGTCGTGTTTCTATCGAAATCTCAAAGGAGAGGTCGTAGGGGAAAAGGTCTTTGAGCCAGAGGATGTTTACTGA
- a CDS encoding PINc/VapC family ATPase: MADEKQISRIVPDTSVIIDGRLSSRVRSGEFRGVEVVVPEAVVSELEAQANRGREIGFKGLEELLELRKLSGRGEINLQFSGVQPTSEEIRLSKEGRVDALIRRTALEVGGLFVSEDRVQSLIAKAKGLDVEYIYPKVLDPSEFGPLKIEHFFTDDTMSVHLKNGVSPMAKKGPVENVRYVRIRDEPATSAELSSISKELIERARLDPESFIEMSSSGATVLQIRNMRIAIAHPPFSDDMEITTVRPTVVVDLEHYRLSDKLKERIVSQRGILIAGPPGAGKSTFAAGVARYLNDHGQVVKTMESPRDLQVPPEITQYSPLNGRMEDTADLLLLVRPDYTIYDEVRKTGDFLIFADMRLAGVGMIGVVHATRAVDAIQRLIGRVELGVIPQVVDTVIFIDKGKVTKVLVLAFTVKVPHGMTEQDLARPVITIADFETGKVDYEIYTYGEQVVVMPIGPSRESRKPAWKLAEEEIRNVISRYATGPVEVEVTSDDSAIVKVHDEDMRKVIGKGGNVIDRIENILGLHIDVRELEADISRGVKAQKRGAERKTFPGKAREIGHEKGIPASPVHPIIERTKKHLILGAPELAGKDVEIFIEDEYLFSATVSRHGDVKLRVNSDLAVGIMEAQDSGDLVEVRPI, translated from the coding sequence ATGGCTGATGAGAAGCAGATATCGAGGATCGTTCCGGATACCAGCGTGATAATTGACGGGAGGCTCTCTTCCCGCGTCAGAAGTGGTGAGTTCAGGGGTGTTGAGGTTGTTGTTCCCGAAGCTGTGGTATCGGAGCTTGAAGCCCAGGCAAACAGGGGCAGAGAAATAGGTTTCAAAGGGCTTGAAGAGCTTTTGGAACTTCGGAAGCTATCAGGCAGAGGGGAGATTAATCTTCAGTTCAGTGGGGTTCAGCCCACTTCAGAGGAAATCAGGCTTTCTAAGGAGGGCAGGGTGGATGCCCTTATCCGGCGCACAGCTCTTGAAGTTGGAGGGCTGTTCGTCAGTGAAGATCGTGTACAGTCTCTTATAGCTAAGGCAAAAGGACTTGATGTTGAGTACATTTATCCCAAAGTTCTGGATCCTTCAGAATTCGGCCCCCTTAAAATCGAGCATTTTTTCACTGACGATACGATGTCCGTACACCTCAAAAATGGTGTATCTCCTATGGCCAAGAAGGGACCTGTGGAGAATGTGCGGTATGTACGGATTCGTGATGAACCTGCAACTTCTGCGGAACTTTCCAGCATCTCAAAAGAACTAATTGAAAGGGCGAGGCTGGACCCTGAGTCTTTCATCGAGATGTCTTCAAGTGGGGCGACCGTTCTTCAAATAAGGAACATGCGAATTGCAATTGCTCACCCGCCTTTTTCCGATGACATGGAAATCACGACTGTCAGGCCAACTGTGGTTGTGGATCTTGAGCATTACCGCCTGAGCGATAAATTGAAAGAACGTATTGTAAGCCAGCGTGGGATTCTCATTGCCGGACCTCCTGGTGCCGGGAAGTCCACTTTTGCTGCCGGAGTTGCCAGATATCTGAACGACCACGGGCAGGTGGTCAAAACCATGGAATCCCCAAGAGACCTTCAGGTGCCTCCTGAGATCACACAGTATTCTCCTCTCAATGGCAGGATGGAAGACACTGCAGACCTCTTGCTTCTGGTCAGGCCGGACTACACTATCTATGATGAAGTACGAAAAACCGGGGATTTTCTGATCTTTGCGGATATGCGCCTGGCAGGAGTCGGGATGATCGGAGTAGTTCATGCGACCCGGGCAGTGGATGCCATTCAGCGTCTTATCGGAAGGGTTGAATTGGGTGTGATCCCACAGGTAGTGGATACTGTAATTTTCATCGACAAGGGAAAGGTCACAAAGGTCCTGGTACTAGCCTTTACAGTTAAGGTCCCTCACGGAATGACCGAGCAGGATCTTGCAAGGCCGGTAATTACCATTGCGGATTTCGAAACAGGCAAGGTCGATTATGAGATTTACACATATGGAGAACAAGTTGTGGTCATGCCAATTGGTCCTTCCCGGGAAAGCCGGAAGCCTGCCTGGAAGCTTGCTGAAGAAGAGATAAGGAATGTTATCAGCAGATATGCAACAGGTCCCGTTGAGGTGGAAGTGACTTCAGACGACAGTGCAATCGTAAAGGTCCATGACGAGGATATGAGAAAGGTTATCGGCAAAGGCGGGAACGTCATTGACAGGATCGAAAATATCCTTGGGCTCCACATCGACGTCAGGGAGCTGGAGGCCGATATTTCAAGAGGTGTAAAAGCCCAGAAGCGCGGGGCTGAACGCAAAACCTTTCCGGGAAAGGCCAGAGAAATCGGGCATGAGAAAGGTATTCCTGCATCCCCGGTTCATCCGATAATCGAAAGGACTAAGAAGCACCTTATCCTTGGGGCTCCCGAACTTGCAGGAAAGGACGTGGAGATTTTCATCGAAGACGAATATCTCTTCAGCGCAACTGTTAGCCGGCATGGGGATGTGAAACTCAGGGTGAACTCGGACCTTGCAGTGGGAATTATGGAAGCTCAGGATAGCGGAGATCTTGTTGAGGTCAGACCTATCTGA
- a CDS encoding Ig-like domain-containing protein yields MKGLQLLRNDEKAMELPINIVVMLVVGMVALATLISIIPTPTKEMSVIVKETSGAGNIQPGNSIIVDATTAQNSFAVSAEINVTDKDGNPVRDANVVLSGLGGAASSTTDINGIAVLTTPENALVRLDPNQNEGTMDLKIMADGFYDYERKDAIMIIKTR; encoded by the coding sequence ATGAAGGGACTTCAATTACTCAGAAATGATGAAAAAGCAATGGAATTACCAATAAATATCGTTGTTATGCTCGTTGTCGGGATGGTGGCTCTTGCAACACTTATCTCTATAATACCGACTCCTACAAAGGAAATGTCAGTAATTGTCAAAGAGACATCAGGAGCAGGAAATATTCAACCCGGGAACTCGATAATAGTAGATGCTACTACCGCACAGAACTCATTTGCCGTTTCCGCGGAAATAAATGTAACAGATAAAGACGGAAACCCTGTGCGAGATGCAAATGTTGTCCTCAGCGGACTCGGCGGGGCAGCCTCAAGCACAACGGACATTAACGGAATCGCAGTGTTGACAACGCCAGAAAATGCGCTGGTCCGACTTGACCCGAACCAGAATGAAGGGACTATGGACCTGAAAATCATGGCAGACGGCTTCTATGACTATGAGAGAAAGGATGCAATTATGATTATCAAAACTCGATAA
- the hisH gene encoding imidazole glycerol phosphate synthase subunit HisH, with product MKRIVIIDYGLGNLRSVQKGLEHVGASSAISGNPEEILAADGVILPGVGAFIDAMKCLFPLKEVIAEFADSGKPMLGICLGQQVMMSSSEEGRLTDGLNLIQGRVLRFPKSELKVPHMGWNNIRIIQDHPLFKGIPDGSFVYFVHSYYVDTAVENTLVSCEYGLDFSASVVNSKGNVMGTQFHPEKSGATGLKILKNFVEMC from the coding sequence ATGAAAAGAATCGTAATTATCGATTACGGGCTTGGAAATCTAAGAAGTGTTCAAAAAGGGCTTGAACACGTTGGAGCAAGTTCCGCAATCTCCGGAAATCCGGAGGAGATCCTGGCGGCAGATGGTGTTATTCTTCCTGGAGTTGGTGCTTTTATAGATGCGATGAAATGTCTGTTTCCTCTCAAAGAGGTTATCGCGGAATTTGCAGACTCTGGAAAACCAATGCTTGGGATCTGTCTTGGACAGCAGGTTATGATGAGCTCTTCTGAAGAAGGCAGGCTGACCGATGGGCTGAACCTCATTCAGGGAAGGGTGCTTCGCTTTCCAAAGTCTGAACTGAAAGTGCCCCACATGGGCTGGAACAACATCAGGATTATACAGGATCACCCTCTGTTTAAAGGCATTCCTGACGGTTCTTTCGTATACTTCGTACACTCTTATTATGTGGACACAGCTGTGGAAAACACCCTTGTGTCATGTGAATACGGGCTGGATTTTTCAGCTTCTGTCGTAAACTCAAAAGGAAATGTTATGGGCACCCAGTTCCACCCTGAGAAAAGTGGAGCCACAGGGCTTAAGATTCTGAAAAACTTCGTTGAAATGTGTTGA
- a CDS encoding AIR synthase-related protein, whose translation MDIEGYAKRALRKDPSTEAGLEEQLASRILEIKNINPERAHEIAAAVICEAKATLHMEGDVLSSTLSGVSMGEFGVGSRGTGDFYVHSKLGEVIGSTGAVVDSSQLDDSGVVRIGDEYLVVTIDGIHSRLSDFPFLSGFHVARAALRDVYAMGSRPLAMLSDIHIADDGDVAKIFDHIAGITAVSDLTGIPLVTGSTLRIGGDMVIGDRMTGGVGAVGVTSSLTSRNQTKAGDLILMTEGAGGGTISTTALYYGMHDVVEETINIRFLEACEALLQSGLYKKVHAMTDVTNGGIRGDAREISKTAKVKMVFEEEKMRALVNPKVLSMLELLKIDYLGVSLDALLVIVPPEYAGEILETVRAAGVVIDIIGRVEEGNGAEVIVNGETRDFSPRFRESAYTPVKKVHGEENPRDFEEMRNAIDRAAEEAINKKQRVLEKIRDKKKR comes from the coding sequence ATGGATATAGAAGGCTATGCAAAACGGGCTCTCAGGAAGGACCCTTCAACTGAAGCCGGACTTGAGGAACAGCTTGCTTCAAGAATTCTTGAAATCAAGAACATAAACCCCGAAAGGGCTCATGAGATTGCAGCTGCAGTTATTTGTGAAGCAAAAGCAACTCTTCACATGGAAGGGGACGTATTAAGCTCCACTCTCTCAGGAGTTTCCATGGGCGAGTTCGGGGTAGGTTCGAGGGGAACAGGGGACTTTTACGTTCATTCCAAACTGGGGGAGGTTATAGGTAGTACAGGTGCAGTAGTTGACAGCTCCCAGCTTGACGACTCCGGGGTTGTAAGAATAGGTGATGAATACCTTGTGGTTACGATTGACGGGATCCACTCCCGCCTGAGTGATTTTCCCTTCCTTTCGGGTTTTCATGTAGCAAGAGCAGCCCTGCGTGATGTTTATGCAATGGGGTCCCGCCCTCTTGCCATGCTTTCGGATATCCATATTGCAGACGATGGAGATGTGGCAAAAATATTCGACCACATTGCAGGAATCACTGCAGTTTCCGACCTTACCGGAATTCCCCTTGTTACCGGAAGCACTCTCCGGATAGGAGGGGACATGGTAATAGGCGACCGAATGACCGGCGGCGTCGGCGCTGTTGGTGTTACGTCTTCCCTTACCTCACGCAACCAGACAAAAGCAGGAGATCTTATCCTTATGACTGAAGGTGCAGGTGGAGGCACGATTTCTACAACTGCACTTTATTACGGGATGCACGACGTTGTGGAAGAAACCATTAACATCCGTTTTCTTGAAGCCTGTGAAGCTCTCCTGCAGTCCGGGTTGTACAAAAAGGTCCATGCCATGACCGATGTCACCAATGGTGGAATACGTGGGGATGCACGGGAAATCTCAAAGACTGCAAAAGTAAAAATGGTCTTTGAAGAAGAAAAAATGAGAGCCCTTGTTAATCCAAAGGTGCTTTCCATGCTTGAGCTCCTTAAAATCGATTACCTCGGAGTATCTCTTGATGCCCTGCTGGTTATTGTCCCCCCAGAATATGCAGGGGAGATTCTTGAAACCGTCCGGGCTGCAGGTGTCGTGATTGACATCATAGGGCGTGTGGAAGAAGGAAACGGAGCTGAAGTTATCGTCAATGGAGAAACCCGGGACTTTTCACCCAGGTTCAGAGAGTCTGCATATACTCCTGTCAAAAAAGTTCACGGGGAAGAGAACCCGCGAGATTTCGAGGAGATGAGAAATGCAATTGACAGGGCAGCAGAAGAAGCTATCAATAAAAAGCAGAGAGTCCTTGAAAAAATAAGGGACAAAAAGAAAAGGTGA
- a CDS encoding nodulation protein NfeD — translation MHMERASHFLSIFILCFILIAAFTLPASAGPDEKVLVLEITGAITPASDNLIAGAIERAEIGNFEALLITLDTPGGGLEETQIIIKAIENTTVPVIGYVPESGKAWSAGTLILMGTDIAAMAPFTVIGSAQPVQISAEGTKPIEDEKIINALVKFSTETARKHGRNETFAEEVITKNRNLNDEEALEEGVIEYRAPSVSNLLDQIDGQVVKGRKLQTANAGIETYEPPFPIFFLTLISNPVLSSLLLTIGLYGIIFGISNPGAGAEIFGIIAIVLGLIGTGFDINIAAFFLIIVGIGLLILELNSPGFGVFGLAGFISLVIGSIFLVPLGGENIYTPEFRRLLTLTVVTPTIVFGLFLVFAIYKIAETRAKKPVIGAIVGDTARTIDPIGPKSQGYVRYKGEYWKARSEEEIGTEEEVEIIGKEMEVLLVKRKI, via the coding sequence ATGCATATGGAAAGGGCATCCCATTTCCTTTCTATTTTTATCCTGTGCTTCATCCTCATAGCTGCCTTTACGCTTCCTGCAAGTGCAGGGCCAGATGAGAAGGTGCTTGTCCTTGAAATAACCGGAGCTATTACCCCGGCTTCCGACAATTTGATAGCTGGCGCAATAGAAAGAGCTGAGATCGGGAACTTTGAGGCTCTCTTAATTACCCTGGATACCCCCGGTGGAGGGCTGGAAGAGACTCAAATAATCATAAAGGCAATTGAGAACACAACCGTTCCTGTGATCGGGTATGTGCCTGAAAGCGGGAAAGCCTGGTCTGCGGGAACCCTCATCCTCATGGGAACTGATATTGCCGCAATGGCTCCCTTTACAGTGATAGGATCAGCTCAGCCGGTGCAGATATCTGCAGAAGGGACAAAACCTATAGAGGATGAGAAAATTATAAATGCCCTCGTTAAATTCTCAACTGAGACGGCAAGAAAACACGGGCGAAATGAGACTTTTGCAGAAGAAGTAATTACCAAAAACCGAAACCTGAACGACGAAGAAGCTCTGGAAGAAGGAGTAATCGAATATAGAGCTCCTTCCGTTTCGAACCTGCTGGATCAGATTGACGGGCAGGTTGTAAAAGGTAGAAAACTGCAAACCGCAAATGCAGGAATAGAGACCTACGAACCTCCCTTTCCCATTTTCTTCCTGACCCTCATTTCAAACCCGGTCCTTTCCTCCCTTCTCCTGACAATAGGGCTTTATGGGATCATCTTCGGGATTTCAAACCCTGGGGCCGGAGCAGAAATTTTTGGCATTATTGCAATTGTGCTAGGGCTGATAGGCACAGGTTTCGACATTAATATAGCAGCATTTTTCCTTATCATTGTCGGAATAGGGCTTCTTATCCTTGAACTTAATTCCCCAGGATTTGGGGTTTTCGGGCTTGCCGGGTTTATCAGCCTGGTAATAGGGAGCATCTTCCTTGTACCTCTTGGAGGGGAAAACATTTACACTCCGGAATTCAGAAGACTGCTGACACTCACAGTTGTTACTCCCACGATTGTTTTCGGGCTTTTCCTTGTCTTTGCAATTTATAAAATCGCCGAAACAAGGGCGAAAAAGCCCGTTATTGGAGCCATTGTTGGAGATACTGCCCGGACAATAGACCCTATAGGACCGAAAAGCCAAGGTTATGTCCGCTATAAAGGAGAATACTGGAAAGCCAGGTCCGAAGAAGAAATAGGAACTGAAGAAGAAGTTGAAATTATAGGAAAAGAGATGGAAGTGCTTCTGGTAAAAAGAAAAATTTAA